One genomic window of Syngnathoides biaculeatus isolate LvHL_M chromosome 13, ASM1980259v1, whole genome shotgun sequence includes the following:
- the LOC133511169 gene encoding alpha/beta hydrolase domain-containing protein 17A-like yields the protein MNGLSIRELCCLFCCPPCPSRIAAKLAFLPPEPTYILLPDPDTASAAGTASGSSTGGTLPSLGAPGLRSRLSAGSGGDRGGGGGTNGGGGGSTGAGGGCESRWKLHLTERAEFQYSQRELDVTDVFMTRSSRGNKVGCMYIRCAPNARFTVLFSHGNAVDLGQMSSFYIGLGTRINCNIFSYDYSGYGVSTGKPSEKNLYADIDAAWHALRSRYGISPENIILYGQSIGTVPTVDLASRFECAAVVLHSPLTSGMRVAFPDTKKTYCFDAFPNIEKVSKIPSPVLIIHGTEDEVIDFSHGLALFERCPKAVEPLWVEGAGHNDIELYSQYLERLRRFINQDLAAQHA from the exons ATGAATGGTCTGTCCATACGAGAGCTATGCTGCCTGTTCTGTTGCCCCCCATGCCCCAGCCGCATTGCGGCCAAATTAGCTTTCCTGCCACCGGAGCCCACGTACATCCTCCTTCCCGACCCAGACACCGCATCTGCAGCTGGAACAGCATCGGGGTCCAGCACTGGGGGCACCCTCCCTTCTCTGGGCGCTCCTGGGCTACGTTCCCGGTTGAGTGCAGGTAGCGGCGGTGACAGAGGAGGCGGCGGAGGCACCAACGGCGGAGGAGGTGGAAGTACTGGGGCTGGGGGTGGATGTGAGAGCAGGTGGAAGCTGCATCTCACGGAAAGAGCAGAGTTTCAGTATTCTCAGCGAGAGCTGGATGTGACCGATGTGTTCATGACCAGATCCAGCCGAGGGAACAAGGTTGGGTGCATGTACATACGTTGTGCCCCTAATGCCAG GTTCACCGTGTTGTTCTCGCACGGCAACGCAGTGGACCTCGGTCAGATGAGCAGCTTCTACATCGGCTTGGGCACGCGCATCAATTGCAACATATTCTCTTACGATTACTCAGGCTATGGGGTTAGCACCGGCAAGCCGTCGGAGAAAAACCTTTATGCTGACATTGATGCCGCCTGGCATGCCCTGCGCTCTCG GTACGGCATCAGCCCCGAGAACATCATCCTGTACGGACAGAGCATTGGCACGGTGCCCACGGTGGACTTGGCGTCACGTTTTGAGTGTGCTGCCGTTGTGCTTCACTCTCCTCTCACCTCCGGCATGAGAGTGGCCTTCCCCGACACCAAGAAAACCTACTGCTTCGATGCCTTCCCCAA CATCGAAAAGGTGTCAAAGATCCCGTCTCCGGTGCTCATCATCCACGGTACGGAGGACGAGGTCATCGACTTCTCCCACGGCCTGGCCCTGTTCGAGCGTTGTCCGAAGGCCGTGGAGCCCCTGTGGGTGGAGGGCGCCGGGCACAACGACATTGAGCTTTACAGTCAGTACCTTGAGAGGCTACGGCGCTTCATCAACCAGGACCTGGCTGCACAGCACGCCTGA